The sequence below is a genomic window from Kitasatospora kifunensis.
CACCGCTCTTCCGCGGCCTGGTCCGCAGCGCCCGGCGGACCGCCGCGGATGCGGCCGGCGGCACCCAGACGGCCGGCTCCTTCACCCGGCAGTTGGTGGAACTGGGGGAGCAGGACCGGATGCGCTACCTGGTGGACACCGTGCGCACCGAGGTCGCCGCCGTGCTCGGCCACGCCTCGGCGGCCGAGGTGGCCGAGGACCGGGACTTCTACGAGCTCGGCTTCGACTCGCTGACCGCGGTCGAACTGCGCAACCGCCTGGCCGCCGTCACCGGTCTGCGCCTGCCGGCCACGGTCGTCTTCGACAGCCGCACGCCCGGCGACCTGGCCAGCTGGATCCGCAGCGAACTCTCTGCTCAGCCGAGCCTGGACCCCTCGGGCGGCGGTGCGGTCGCGGTGCCGTCCAGTGACACCGAACTGGACTCGCTGGAGCGCCTGTTCATGGACGCGCTGGGCACCGGCAAGATCGCCGAGGCGCAGCGGATGCTCGCGACGGTCGCCGCGTTGCGCCCGACCTTCGCCGCCACGGCGGAGCTGGAGGACCTGCCCTGGGCGGCCAACCTGGCCGAGGGCCCGCGAAAGCCGCGGCTGATCTGCGTGAGCGCGCCCACCGCCAACGCGGGCATCCACCAGTACGCCCGGCTGGCCGCCCACTTCCGCGGCGAGCGGGACGTCGCCGCGCTGCCGCTGGTCGGCTTCGCCACCGGCGAGCGGCTGCCCGCGAACGCGGAGGTGGCCACCCGGGTGATCGCCGAGAGCGCGCTGCGGGCCAGCGACGGCCACCCCTTCGTCCTGGTCGGCCACTCCTCGGGCGGCTCCTTCGCCTACGCGGCTGCCGGACTGCTGGAGAGCACCTGGGGGATCAAGCCGGCCGGCGTCATCCTGCTGGACACCCTCAGCTTCCAGCACAACAGCGATGAGGGGGTCGACTACACCGGCATGATGCGACTCAACTTCACCAAGAGCGCGGACACTTCGCCGGTCCGGCTGACCAACTCGCGCCTCTCCGCGATGGGCCGGTGGATGGTGCTGCTCAACCAGCTGGAGGTTCAGCACACTTCGGCGCCGGTGCTGCTGGTCACCTGCAGCAAGCCGCTCTTCGGCACGGAGTCGGACGCGGAGCCCGTGCAGCAGCAGGAGCAGCCGCCGCTGGTTCCCGGCGCGGACGTCCGTCCGGTGGCGGCGGATCACCTGTCGCTGATCCGGGAGGACTCGGCCCTCACGGCGCAGATCGTGGAGGAGTGGTTGCAGCAGCTGGGGTGACGTTCAGTCGGATGCGCACAAAGGGCGTGCCGGTCACCCGTCGGGGGTGACCGGCACGCCGGCGTTCACACTGCTACGGCCCGACCGTCAGGCCGCCGGGGGATCCGCACACGGCCGAGGGCTCAGCCGTGCTCGCGGAGGTACGCCTCCAGCTCCGCGGCCCCGGTCAGCATCGCCCGCCCGCGGGTGGACAGCCGACCGTGCCAGCCGCACAGTGCGGCCTCCAGCGGCTCCAGCCCGCCGGCCGCCCGCACCTGGGCGAGCAGTGGGGCGATCTGTTCCAGCAGGTAGCCGCCCCGCCTGAGCTGGTGGGCCAGCCGGGCGTCCCGTACGTCGGCCTCGTCGTAGACGCGGTACCCGGTCCCTGGGTCGCGGCGCGGGCGCACCAGCCCGGCGCGCTCCCACTTGCGCAGCGTCGCGGGCCGGATGCCGAGCCTTCCTGCCAGCGGCCCGATGAACGTGCCGCCGGGTCCGGACCCCGCGACCGGCTCGGACCCCGCACCGGGCTCGGGTGCCGTGGTGGACTCCAGGTCGCGGAGGGCGCTCTGCACGGCCTGGAGGGTCCGCCGGTCGTCGAGGAGCTGGGCGTGGCTCTCGTCGATGAGGCGGAACGCCTCATCGACCGCGCCCTGGTTCACGGCCCGCATGATCGACGTCGCCCCCTGGTGGCCGTGGCCGG
It includes:
- a CDS encoding TioE family transcriptional regulator, which produces MGRNLQTGDRLRPVDLARGHGLSTQAVRNYEEAGVLPAAGRTPHGYRTYTSLHAGALRAFLALVPGHGHQGATSIMRAVNQGAVDEAFRLIDESHAQLLDDRRTLQAVQSALRDLESTTAPEPGAGSEPVAGSGPGGTFIGPLAGRLGIRPATLRKWERAGLVRPRRDPGTGYRVYDEADVRDARLAHQLRRGGYLLEQIAPLLAQVRAAGGLEPLEAALCGWHGRLSTRGRAMLTGAAELEAYLREHG